The genomic stretch GCTGAACGAATTCAAAGCTTTCATCGCCAAGGGCAATGTCATGGACATGGCCGTTGGTATTATCGTGGGCGCTGCCTTTACCGCCATCGTAAGCTCGATGGTGGCGGATCTGATCAACCCGATCATCGGCCTGTTCACCGGTGGTGTCGATTTCACCAACAACTACGCGGTTCTGTCCGGCGACGTGCCCACAGGCGCATCGCTGGAAGCGGCGCGCGAGGCTGGCGCTTCGGTCTTTGCCTATGGTTCGTTCCTGATGGCGGTCATTAACTTTCTGATCATCGCCTTCGTGGTGTTCATGCTGGTCAGGACGGTCAATCGTATCAAATCTGCCGCGGAAAAACCCGCAGAGGTGGCCCCCGATGTGCCCGCAGGCCCGTCCGAGCTGGACGTGCTGCTGGAAATCCGCGACCAGTTGGCCAAGCGTTAAGCAGGCAAAGGCCCGCGCAGATCGCTCCGCGCGGGCCTTTTCGCTTCATCTTGCCAGATAAACTCCGGGGAAGGCGCGTATGCGCCGAGGGGCAGAGCCCCTTCTGCCGCTTACAGTTTCAGCGCATCCCCGGGCGTAATTACATCCAGCCCCAAAGCCTCGCCCACGGCGGCATAGGTCAGCTTGCCCGCGTGGACGTTCAGCCCCGCCAGCAAGTGCGGATCGTCGGCACAGGCCTGTTTCCACCCCTTGTCCGCAAGCGCCAGCATGAAGGGCATCGTCGCATTGCCCAAGGCAAGGGTCGAAGTCCGCGCCACGGCCCCCGGCATATTGGCCACGCAGTAATGCATGATCCCGTCCACGTCATAGATCGGGTCCTGATGAGTGGTGGCTTTCGAGGTCTCGAAGCACCCGCCCTGGTCAATCGCCACGTCCACCAGCGCCGCACCGGGCTTCAGCTCGGACAGTTGCGCGCGGGACAGAAGTTTGGGCGCGGCGGCACCTGGGACCAGCACCGCGCCGATGATCATATCGGCGGATCGCGCCAACTCGATGGTGTTGCCTGCGCTGGCATAGCTGGTCTTGAACACACCGGCAAAGGCATCGTCCAGATAGCGCATGCGCGGCAGCGAACGGTCGAGCACGGTCACATCCGCACCCATGCCTGCGGCGACACGTGCCGCATGGGTGCCGACCACACCGCCGCCGATCACGACCACACGGGCGGGGCTGACACCCGGCACACCGCCCAGCAGCACGCCGCGCCCGCCGTTGGCCTTTTGCAGCGTCCACGCGCCCACTTGCGGGGCCAGCCGACCGGCCACCTCGGACATCGGCGCCAGCAGTGGCAGGCCGCCCGAGCGGTCGGTGACGGTTTCGTAGGCGATGCAGGTCGCGCCCGAGGCCATAAGGTCGCGGGTCTGGTCCGGGTCCGGTGCCAGATGCAGATAGGTGAACAGAATTTGCCCCTCGCGCAGCATCTTGCGCTCGATGGCTTGGGGCTCCTTGACCTTGACGATCATGTCAGCGGCGGCAAAGACCTCTTCCGCCGTACCAACGATCTGCGCGCCCGCAGCCGTGTAAGCCGTGTCTTCAAACCCCGCGCCTACGCCTGCGCCCGCCTGAATCAGGACGGTGTGGCCGTGCGCCACGGCTTCTTGTGCGGCGTTGGGTGTGATCCCGACGCGGAATTCCTGTGGTTTGATCTCTGTTGGACATCCGATTTTCATCTGCCATTCCCTGTATTGCAGTATGACGCACAGTTTATTGCCTTTCGTCCGCAAGAACCCACGAAAGGCCCCTCGCCATTTGCCCCTTTCGTCGAATAGTCTGGCGTGGAAACGCTATTATTTCGAAGGAATGTGCGCAAATGTCAGTTGACGCGACCGATCGGCGTATTCTCGAAGCGCTGCAACGCAAGGGGCGGATGTCGAATGCAGACCTGTCCGAACAGGTCAATCTCAGCGCTTCGGCTTGCCATCGGCGTGTGCAACGTCTTGAGGCCGAAGGGTACATCAAAGACTATGTTGCTCTGCTGGATGCACGCAAGATGGGCGTGTCGACCACTGTCTTTGTCGAAATCACCTTGCAAGGGCAGGCCGACGAGGTGCTGGACGCATTCGAGAAGGCCGTGCGGCGTATTCCTGATGTGCTGGAATGTCACCTGATGGCGGGCACCGCCGATTACATCCTGAAAGTCGTGGCCGAGAACACCGAGGATTTTGCACGCATCCATCGTCAGCATCTGGCGCGTCTGCCCGGTGTGGCGCAGATGCAGTCCAGTTTTGCCCTGCGCACGGTGTTCAAGACGACGGCGTTGCCGGTCTGGGGGGAAAAATGAGCGATTGGGATTACATTGTCGTCGGTGCAGGCAGCGCCGGCTGTGTGGTGTCCAAACGGCTGAGCGATGCGGGGCACCGCGTGCTGCTGCTGGAGGCAGGCGGCAAGGACAATTACCATTGGGTGCACATCCCGATGGGCTATCTCTATTGCATCGGCAATCCGCGCACCGACTGGATGTACCGCACGGCTCCGGTAGACGGTCTGAACGGGCGGTCGCTGCTCTATCCGCGCGGCAAGGTTCTGGGCGGCTGTTCATCGATCAACGGCATGTTGTACCTGCGCGGGCAGGCGGCGGATTATGACGGCTGGCGGCAGATGGGGCTGACCGGCTGGGGCTGGGATGACGTGCTGCCCTATTTCAAGAAATCCGAGGATTACGTTGATGGACCGTCGGACATGCACGGGGCAGGCGGCGAATGGCGGGTGGAAAACCAGCGCCTGCACTGGGACCTGCTGGACGACTGGATGGAGGCGGCGGCGGCTTGGGGGCTGCCCAAGGTCAGCGACTTTAACACCGGCGACAACGAGGGTGTGGGATATTTCCGCGTCAACCAGCGGGGCGGCTGGCGGATGAACACGGCCAAGGCCTTCCTGCGCACCGCGACAGGCAAGACGCTAAAAGTCGAAACGCAGGCCCACACCCGCCGAATCCTGATCGAGGACGGGCGCGCCGTGGGCGTGGAATACGACCGTGCCGGTGTGACCCGTCAGGCGCGGGCCGGGGCCGAGGTGATCCTGTGCGCTGGTGCGGTCAACAGCCCGCAAATCCTGCAACTGTCGGGCATCGGACCGGGCGATCTGCTGCAAGATCATGGCATTGCCGTCCAGCAGGACGCGCCGCAAGTGGGGGCCAATTTGCAAGACCACCTGCAATTGCGCTGCGCGTGGCGCCTGTCAGGAGCAAAGACGCTGAACACCATGGCCAACAGCCTGTGGGGCAAGGCGATGATCGGCATGGAATACGCCCTGCGCCGCAGCGGGCCGATGTCGATGGCGCCCAGCCAGTTGGGGGCCTTCAGCAAGTCGCGCCCGGATCTGGCAACGGCGGATCTGGAATATCACGTGCAGCCGCTGTCGCTCGAGGCGTTTGGCCAGCCCTTGCACAATTTCCCCGCCATCACCGCCAGCGTCTGCAACCTGCGCCCCGAAAGCCGTGGAACGGTGCAGATTACCTCGGCGGACCCACACGAGGCACCGGAGATCGCGCCCAACTACCTGTCGACCGAAGGCGACCGGCAGGTGGCGCGGGATGCCATCCGGCAGGTGCGGGCGATCATGGCCCAGACGCCGATGCAGCGCTATGCGCCCAAGGAGATGAAGCCGGGCGCGCAGGCGCAGACCGATGCGGAACTGGCACAGGCAGCGGGCGATGTGGGCACGACGATCTTTCATCCCACCTGTACCGTGCGCATGGGTGGCGATGATGCACCGCTGGACGCCGAGTTGCGCCTGCGCGGGGTGGGCGGCCTGCGCGTGGTGGATGCCAGCGCTATGCCAGCGATCCCCAGCGGCAACACCAATGCACCGACGATCATGATGGCGGAAAAGGCCAGCGACATGATCCTGGCCGCAGCGCGGGGCTGAGGGCGATTCGCCAGCCCTTGAAAACAACAAACCCCCGCAGGCGCTGCCATGCGGGGGTCCGTAATCTTAAAGCAGCTTACGCCGGGGATGACTTACATCATACCTTCGCGTTGAGCCTTTTTGCGTGCCAGCTTGCGGGCACGGCGGATCGCTTCGGCTTTCTCGCGTGCTTT from Pseudosulfitobacter sp. DSM 107133 encodes the following:
- the ald gene encoding alanine dehydrogenase; protein product: MKIGCPTEIKPQEFRVGITPNAAQEAVAHGHTVLIQAGAGVGAGFEDTAYTAAGAQIVGTAEEVFAAADMIVKVKEPQAIERKMLREGQILFTYLHLAPDPDQTRDLMASGATCIAYETVTDRSGGLPLLAPMSEVAGRLAPQVGAWTLQKANGGRGVLLGGVPGVSPARVVVIGGGVVGTHAARVAAGMGADVTVLDRSLPRMRYLDDAFAGVFKTSYASAGNTIELARSADMIIGAVLVPGAAAPKLLSRAQLSELKPGAALVDVAIDQGGCFETSKATTHQDPIYDVDGIMHYCVANMPGAVARTSTLALGNATMPFMLALADKGWKQACADDPHLLAGLNVHAGKLTYAAVGEALGLDVITPGDALKL
- a CDS encoding Lrp/AsnC family transcriptional regulator, whose product is MSVDATDRRILEALQRKGRMSNADLSEQVNLSASACHRRVQRLEAEGYIKDYVALLDARKMGVSTTVFVEITLQGQADEVLDAFEKAVRRIPDVLECHLMAGTADYILKVVAENTEDFARIHRQHLARLPGVAQMQSSFALRTVFKTTALPVWGEK
- the mscL gene encoding large conductance mechanosensitive channel protein MscL, with translation MLNEFKAFIAKGNVMDMAVGIIVGAAFTAIVSSMVADLINPIIGLFTGGVDFTNNYAVLSGDVPTGASLEAAREAGASVFAYGSFLMAVINFLIIAFVVFMLVRTVNRIKSAAEKPAEVAPDVPAGPSELDVLLEIRDQLAKR
- a CDS encoding GMC family oxidoreductase N-terminal domain-containing protein, producing the protein MSDWDYIVVGAGSAGCVVSKRLSDAGHRVLLLEAGGKDNYHWVHIPMGYLYCIGNPRTDWMYRTAPVDGLNGRSLLYPRGKVLGGCSSINGMLYLRGQAADYDGWRQMGLTGWGWDDVLPYFKKSEDYVDGPSDMHGAGGEWRVENQRLHWDLLDDWMEAAAAWGLPKVSDFNTGDNEGVGYFRVNQRGGWRMNTAKAFLRTATGKTLKVETQAHTRRILIEDGRAVGVEYDRAGVTRQARAGAEVILCAGAVNSPQILQLSGIGPGDLLQDHGIAVQQDAPQVGANLQDHLQLRCAWRLSGAKTLNTMANSLWGKAMIGMEYALRRSGPMSMAPSQLGAFSKSRPDLATADLEYHVQPLSLEAFGQPLHNFPAITASVCNLRPESRGTVQITSADPHEAPEIAPNYLSTEGDRQVARDAIRQVRAIMAQTPMQRYAPKEMKPGAQAQTDAELAQAAGDVGTTIFHPTCTVRMGGDDAPLDAELRLRGVGGLRVVDASAMPAIPSGNTNAPTIMMAEKASDMILAAARG